In a genomic window of Quercus lobata isolate SW786 chromosome 4, ValleyOak3.0 Primary Assembly, whole genome shotgun sequence:
- the LOC115986338 gene encoding zinc finger CCCH domain-containing protein 48-like, translated as MEVKTARRGPQRKESSVFDRLGAGRGGHLNNSSNKICKFWLSGRCLKNPCRFAHSETPDVATIHCHRQTPYYPRSSNALVSNTWRRAPRNSQNVQEKVVNHKSSENVPGKSESDLDHIKKKSPESVSESSSECFVLENDSNLENVVEEKPLEHVPKKTAERVCEFWVQGTCVYGDQCPYLHSWFRGDKFKRLAELQGHNKALNGIALPIRCNKLCSGSSDGTIRLWDCHTGQCANVTNIGGEVGSVCSEGPWLFVGMPNVVKVWNTESGAEYSLNGPVGQVNALESVYNLLFAGVEDGVILAWKGTYETNITFQFAATLEGHTHGITSLVVGGGNRLYSGSKDHTIRVWDHENWQCIMTLNGHDDVVKSLMCWDKYLFSCSLDCTIKVWASTEDGSLEVIYTHSEEHGILALSGMTDPDVKPILYCSCSDKSVHLYKLPTFTDRGRLFAKQEIQTLQIGPGDLFFTGDQTGLLTVYTWLAD; from the exons ATGGAGGTTAAAACTGCAAGAAGAGGGCCACAGAGAAAAGAAAGTTCTGTTTTTGATCGATTAGGAGCAGGACGAGGAGGGCATTTAAACAACAGCAGCAACAAGATATGCAAATTTTGGCTCAGTGGTAGATGCCTTAAAAACCCATGTAGATTTGCCCATTCAGAAACACCTGATGTGGCCACCATTCACTGTCACAGGCAGACTCCTTACTACCCTCGCTCCAGCAATGCTTTAGTTTCAAATACTTGGCGAAGGGCACCTAGGAATTCACAAAATGTTCAGGAGAAGGTTGTTAACCACAAGTCTTCCGAAAATGTTCCTGGGAAGTCTGAATCAGACTTGGATCATATTAAAAAGAAGTCGCCAGAAAGCGTTTCTGAGAGTTCTTCAGAATGTTTTGTTCTTGAAAATGATTCTAATCTGGAGAATGTGGTTGAAGAAAAGCCTCTGGAGCATGTTCCTAAGAAAACCGCAGAAAGGGTTTGTGAGTTCTGGGTGCAAGGGACGTGTGTCTATGGTGATCAGTGCCCTTACCTACACTCATGGTTTCGTGGGGATAAGTTCAAAAGGTTGGCAGAGCTTCAAGGGCACAACAAG GCACTCAATGGAATTGCACTTCCTATAAGATGCAACAAGCTTTGTTCAGGTAGCAGTGATGGAACAATTCGGCTTTGGGACTGCCATACTGGTCAATGTGCTAATGTGACTAACATTGGTGGTGAAGTTGGTTCTGTTTGTAGTGAAGGCCCTTGGCTCTTTGTTGGCATGCCAAATGTTGTGAAG GTGTGGAATACTGAATCAGGTGCTGAATACAGTCTCAATGGACCTGTTGGGCAAGTCAATGCATTGGAATCTGTTTACAATTTGCTTTTTGCTGGGGTAGAG GATGGTGTTATTTTGGCATGGAAAGGCACTTATGAAACTAACATTACATTTCAATTTGCCGCAACCCTTGAAGGCCACACGCATGGTATAACATCTTTAGTTGTTGGAGGAGGCAACAGGCTGTACTCAGGTTCCAAGGACCACACAATAAGG GTTTGGGATCATGAAAATTGGCAGTGTATTATGACATTGAATGGGCATGATGATGTTGTGAAGTCTCTCATGTGCTGGGACAAGTATTTGTTCTCTTGTTCATTGGATTGTACGATAAAAGTTTGGGCTTCTACTGAGGATGGCAGTTTGGAAGTAATCTATACTCACAGTGAAGAACAT GGTATCCTTGCACTTTCTGGGATGACTGATCCGGATGTTAAACCAATCTTGTATTGCTCTTGTAGCGATAAATCTGTCCACCTCTATAAACTGCCAAC attCACTGACAGGGGCAGACTGTTTGCAAAACAAGAAATACAGACTCTTCAAATAGGTCCTGGGGACCTCTTTTTTACTGGGGATCAGACTGGTTTGCTGACAGTTTATACGTGGCTAGCAGACTAA
- the LOC115986345 gene encoding heavy metal-associated isoprenylated plant protein 47-like, which produces MKQKVVIRVNLNNGKKNARTKALRIAVGVQGVESVSLQGEDSSQIVVVGNDIDSVHLTSLLRKKVGSAELMSLSPISYEGDKHNGIQPMVWPAYQASVPYYYTYDVPDNNQDSCTIM; this is translated from the exons ATGAAG CAAAAGGTAGTGATCCGGGTGAACTTGAATAATGGCAAAAAGAATGCTCGGACCAAGGCCTTGCGGATTGCAGTTGGTGTACAag GTGTTGAATCAGTATCTTTACAAGGTGAGGATAGCAgtcaaattgttgttgttgggaATGACATTGATTCAGTCCACTTGACATCTTTGCTGAGGAAGAAAGTTGGATCTGCTGAATTAATGAGCCTCTCACCAATCAGTTATGAGGGGGACAAACACAACGGAATACAACCAATGGTTTGGCCAGCTTATCAAGCTAGTGTGCCATATTATTACACGTATGACGTCCCAGACAACAACCAAGACTCTTGTACTATTATGTGA